In a genomic window of Gossypium arboreum isolate Shixiya-1 chromosome 7, ASM2569848v2, whole genome shotgun sequence:
- the LOC108458220 gene encoding cyclin-dependent kinase F-1 — MEQPLPKSWSIHTRPEIIAKYQILERVGSGAYSDVYRARRLSDDLIVALKEVHDYQSAFREIEALQMLRNCPNVVLLHEYFWREDEDAVLVLEFLRTDLSAVIRDAKKREGAVRVGEVKRWMLQILCGVDACHRNMIVHRDLKPGNLLVSDDGVLKLADFGQARILMEPGFDGDNNQQVPVEQNIGYQEYVPPPLVAVPDAHSLPNQGCNNQAEEVTNREEYLRQLVELKAKRHAMDEADKETNTNDGYSSCLATGTISDIDDDPLKSSYSYEAEEGGNDRTGALTSCVGTRWFRAPELLYGSIDYGLEVDLWSLGCIFSELLTLEPLFPGVSDIDQLGRIINVLGNLTEEVWPSCSKLPDYRTISFAKIENPVSLEACLPNRSPDEISIVKRLVCYNPANRATAMELLNDKYFNEEPLPLPVSELHVPLTKNDHDEDSPGGWNDYDGMGSDSDFDDFGPFNVKTTSSGFSIQFS, encoded by the exons atggagcaacCATTACCAAAGAGCTGGAGCATCCATACCCGACCCGAGATCATCGCCAAGTACCAGATCCTGGAGCGCGTGGGATCAGGCGCTTACTCCGACGTCTACAGGGCGCGTCGTCTCTCCGACGACCTCATCGTCGCCCTCAAGGAAGTCCACGACTACCAATCGGCGTTCCGCGAAATCGAGGCCTTGCAAATGCTTCGGAACTGCCCAAACGTCGTCCTCCTGCACGAGTATTTTTGGCGGGAAGACGAGGACGCCGTGCTTGTCTTGGAGTTCTTGAGGACCGATTTGTCGGCGGTCATCCGAGACGCGAAAAAAAGGGAAGGCGCGGTCCGAGTCGGTGAAGTTAAAAGGTGGATGCTTCAGATTTTGTGCGGTGTCGATGCGTGTCATCGGAATATGATCGTTCATCGGGATTTAAAGCCCGGTAATCTGTTAGTTTCCGATGACGGTGTTCTTAAGTTAGCCGATTTTGGTCAG GCAAGGATACTCATGGAACCTGGATTTGATGGTGACAATAACCAACAAGTGCCGGTTGAGCAAAACATAGGATATCAGGAATACGTACCTCCACCACTAGTCGCAGTCCCTGATGCTCACAGTTTGCCAAATCAAGGATGTAATAACCAAGCAGAGGAAGTTACGAATAGAGAAGAATATCTTAGACAGTTGGTTGAGCTTAAAGCAAAACGACATGCCATGGATGAAGCTGACAAGGAAACAAATACTAATGACGGATACTCATCTTGTCTTGCAACGGGTACGATAAGTGACATTGATGATGATCCTCTCAAGAGTTCTTATTCATACGAGGCCGAAGAGGGTGGGAATGACAGAACTGGTGCTCTCACATCTTGTGTTGGTACTCGCTGGTTCAGAGCCCCGGAACTACTCTATGGCTCTATTGACTATGGACTAGAGGTGGATTTGTGGTCGTTGGGTTGCATTTTCTCAGAGCTCCTAACCCTTGAGCCGCTTTTTCCTGGGGTTTCTGACATCGATCAGCTTGGCAGAATCATCAATGTTTTAGGGAACTTAACCGAAGAAGTCTGGCCAAGCTGTTCTAAACTTCCCGATTACAGAACCATTTCTTTTGCCAAGATCGAAAACCCAGTCAGTTTAGAAGCTTGCTTACCCAACAGGTCTCCGGACGAAATCTCTATTGTCAAAAGACTTGTTTGTTATAACCCAGCTAATCGAGCTACTGCAATGGAACTATTGAATGACAAGTATTTCAATGAAGAACCTCTTCCACTTCCTGTTTCCGAGCTGCATGTACCTCTCACAAAGAATGACCATGATGAGGATTCACCTGGTGGGTGGAACGATTATGACGGCATGGGATCTGACTCCGATTTCGACGATTTCGGACCTTTTAATGTCAAGACCACCAGCAGTGGTTTCTCTATACAATTCTCTTGA